The following is a genomic window from Nymphaea colorata isolate Beijing-Zhang1983 chromosome 3, ASM883128v2, whole genome shotgun sequence.
AGTTTTTCTGATAGGACAATTTTAATATGAAGATACAAAAAATGAAGTAAGGGGCTTATGACTAAAAGGTCATGATATACAACAAGCTTGGTCATATGAGCTGAAAATAAGATGGTTTGCATTCTTTTCTTAAACTTCGTCCTTACGGTACTGCAAGAACAAAAGTTTTTGTTGTTTGCGTAGTGATGAGAActaattaaattaattaattgatCTATAATTGCTAATTGTAATTGGTCATGTTGCTCCAAAGAAGTGACTATTTCATCATGTATGTAATTATCTTTGATCATGAGGACAGTGGCTGCACACTTTGGATGTGTGTAAAATGGTTTGTGTCCATCTCACGGAATTCATGGCAGGTGATTTCGTGCTTCAATACTTTATGTGGATATCTTTTGAATTAGGTAACAGCTAAAATGGTCAACCAGTGATGATCTTCTTTGCTTGTCCAGGAAATAAGGCAGTTGTGTACATACCTTAATGATTTGAAGAAGGCTTCTGCAGAAGAAATGCGCAAAAGTGTTTATGCTAACTATTCGGCCTTCATAAGGTTTGCATCATTATTCATACACATATATTAAAGGGAATTCATGCTTGTCCTATAACATTTATACTTTTTATGATGGTTGTCCTTTGTATCTGCATGTATTTACATATCAAAAGTTTCCTTGTAGATCCACCATTCATTTGCTCTTGCACATGGTGAAGGAATATGACTTATCACAATCAACATTCACTTATGGTTTCTTGTGATTGAACAAAgagaaatgcttttttttttctacagtTGATTGAATTAAGGGGAAATCTGAAAATTCTCAAAGGAAAATATCCAagattgtttttgtttcatgaagattgattttaagCTGCTTTTGCCATTCTGGTAAGACTTGGTAAATTAGTTACAGTTAATGTAACAGACTAACAGCCAACTAGATGATGATGCAAGAGACGTGCCTAAATAAAGGGTTGAGAAAACTTTACAAATTGGCTATATACATTGATCACTCATATTTCTGTTCTCTTGAGCGCAAGAAACTTATTTAAAATCAGTTACCAGGAAATCCACTTCTCTATTAAAATTCACTACCctgcttttttttctctcttttccacttgACACCACTTCTAAGAATCCTGTTATCCTAACTactgaaatattttcaaagtccTTACTTCCTTGCTTTTGCTTCACATATTTCTGCATTAATCCTTTTTGTTTACTATCAAGTATGTTAGAGTAATGAGCCTTTGCCATGTGCAGCTACTTTTGCCTGGCTGATCTTCAATAGCAACATCTTCGTATTAGCAATCTTTAAACCATGTAGCATATTATGTGTAATCATTGCTTATTTTTTAAGAACTTTGTATTTCATTTGAATTGTAGAAAAGGCATAACTGCAGTTTTTGTCTTGTTCATGAAACTCATCAAAGAGCCATAGGTCACAATAATTGTCTACCCCTGTGATGTCTGACAAGGCAAATATGCAGAACCCTCGCTAAAAAACTGATGATGAGTGGTCTCTGAGTACTTGGTGGTCCATACAGGAAAGCTGTTTAGTCCTTTTCGGCCTTTAGTGGAAGACTTGCATCCAGTCAAATAATGCATACCTTTCTATTTCTGTAGAATGTTCAAATTTTCAGTGCTCTTGTTTGTTGCTTTATGAAGCATTGAATAGAAAGAATACTAACTTATGAAGGAGGAATCAACTGGTTCTTCAAGTTGCTGATGAGGATAATCTTTGTGCAGCTATTACAAAGAACATATTTGGTGACCATCAAGTTGTTTGAAGGCTTAATTGGATTTTATTGGTTGCTGCAATGATTGACATGTTTTGTTGTTTGCTGGTCACGTTTCATCTGTTCATTTATCCTATTGGAGTCACTGAACTAAAATGCATGGTAATATACTTGTGGCTTCTAGGGCCAGTTCATCATGGGCTACAGCTTGTTGCATTAACAGGACAAGGACAAAAGTCAAAAGAGAAGGACATGATGACTGGCAACTCCTTGGAAGGACCTCCCTTTTGTGTTAGGGAAGCGGTGCGAGGGGCATGTGAATGTTTGATATGCACATTTTGTAAACCGTATATCTTCAATCTATGTGCTGTAAGCCTCGATGGTACTAATAACTGGAAAAAATGGTTGTACAAGTTTGCAGATCATAATGAAACATACAGCACTAACAAGCTAAGGTTGAATATATGGAAGAGGAGAATTAAGTCATCGGGAGAGTTCATTGTGTTAATGAGTAACATCTCTGGAGCTCCTTGGAATGCATGTTGACTATCGACTGTCTGATGGAATGTATCGTGATAGTGAATGTCAGCATCTATTGTTCTTCAAGGGTGTGCACCTGGTTGTAGTTTTTGAATGCATCTGGTGCTTGAGGGAGACATGAGATTGTATGTCCTTTATTTAGTATTATGAGTTGGTGGTTTCAACATATATTGATTTCTGTTTTTTGCTCTTGTTATTTCAATATTAGTTGGTGGCTAGTTCACATGGCTGTCTTAGCATACTATAGGTTTTCCTTGTTATCCTCTGAGGAAAGAGCACTATGTAAATGATAAATTGCAGATTTTGACAATGTTGCTGCCTGAAGATCATGTTGTGCTGCATAAGATGCCAGAGAGCACTTGTCAGTACCTTTGCATATCTCTTAGTATTTTTCATTACTTGTAATCTTAGTTGTCAAAATCTCAACTAATTGGTTACCTTGTTTGGCAAGTCGGTTATCGACTGACTTGTGTTTCAAGTCGGCGGCTACTACTAGTTGGTCAGACAAGTCATTAGGAAGCCTAGCAGTTGGTCAGTTGACTAATTCTTGATCTATAAAtgtatttttgcatttttgcatAGATGTATATGTTTCTGACTTTATTTCCatttaaatatatgtttttatttatttacagtCAATCTTTTGCTGCTCGTGGAATGATCTTCTATTTGATTGAAGGATAGTGTCATTTTTAGTGCTTATCAGACTTTATAGTCATTCTTTTTTGGAATTTTGCATATTGATGCTATGATCTCTAAATTTAGGACTTCCAAGGAGATATCTGATCTGGAGGGAGAACTGTTGTCTATTAGAAATCTTCTCTCTACCCAAGCAGGCTTCATCCATGCTTTGGCTGAAGGTGTGAACATCAATTCATTATCTAGCGGCTTTGATGGTTCAGCATCAGACAACCTTTCTGATCTTGAGGAAGGCGAGCCTTCAGATATTGAGAAATGGGCTGCTGAATTTCCTGATATCCTTGATGTTTTATTGGCGGAAAAAAGAATAGATGAAGCTTTGGCTGCTCTTGATGAAGGTGAAAAAATAGCTGCTGAAGCACAAGAGCAGAAGACATTGAACCCAGCATCTCTCTCATCATTACATTCTGCTATATCTGAACATAGAATGAAGTTAGCTGATCAACTTGCAGAAACTGCATCCCAGCCATCTACACGAGGTGTGGAGCTTCGTTCAGCAGTTTCAGCTCTTAAAAGACTTGGAGATGGGCCTCGTGCACATACTTTGCTGCTCAATGCACACCATCAAAGACTTCAGTACAATATGCAAAATTTACGACCTTCAAGCACCTCATATGGTGGAGCATATACTGCAGCTCTCTCACAGCTAGTGTTTTCTGCTATTGCCCAGGCTGCCAGTGATTCTTTATCTGTCTTTGGGGAGGAGACAGCATACGCATCAGAGCTTGTTATGTGGTCTAGTAAGCAGACTGAGTCTTTTGCTCTTCTTGTGAAGAGACATGCTTTAGCTTCATCAGCAGCTGCTGGAGGGTTGAGAGCCGCTGCAGAATGTGTTCAAATTGCACTGGGTCATTGTTCTCTTTTGGAAGCTTATGGATTAACACTTTGTCCTGTTTTGTTGAGGCTGTTCAGGCCTAGTGTTGAGCAAGCATTAGAAGCTAACCTGAAGAGAATTAGGGAGAGCACTGCTGCCTTTGCTGCTGCTGATGATTGGTTACTCACATATGCACCAGTTGGTGGCCGGCCTCGATCTTCCAGTGTTGCTGTTAGTAGTGGTATTGCTTTCCAGCCAAAGCTCTCAAGTAGTGCGCATAGGCTCAGCTCCATGGTTCAGGTGAATCTGTGTTTTTTTGTGAatcctgatgaaagcttatcctgcttttattttccattctttcatttttgcatGTTTGTCACCTTATCCTCTTGAtccatctattttttttttttgggaatatGGGAGTTGATGTTGTCTCAATTGTACATGGTTATCATTTTGCCTTTTGGGGTTTTACGTAGTTGTACTGAAGTTGGTTTTCCATGATTGAGTGTCACCACAACCACCTTTGACTGATAACTAAAATCAGAAACTATGTTTTGACAACCATATCAAGCACTTAAATTTTGAGTTGGGGGTGCTTTCTTCTTGAAGTTTCAGAAGCCAGAGTTAAGTGCCTGGCATCAGCAGAGTACCTGTACCTAATAATTACATTTATATGTTTACTCAATACTAATTTCATATGGCAGTATTTGCTGATCAAGCTTTGATTCCTGGCATTTCCTGAACAGTTGTCTTTAAGAgatttgcattttcttctcCCATTATGGGACTATTCTTTGTTCCATTTTTCTCCCCTCTTCAGGGTTATCAGTTTCTCTTACTTAGCATCTTTGTTTGTATTGATGTTAAATAATCTCTTGTGTTTGAACATCACTACTTTGGCTATGTCCTCAAACATTTATCAGACCTTTTACAATgcttcttctctttctaatgaTTTGTATGTTGCTGCTGTTACTTATCATATTTTCCAGATATGTGGCCTTGATTTTTTACTCTATTCCTGCAGGATTTCTGTGAAGATGTTGCGCCACTGCTCAGCATGCAACTAGGCAATACAACATTAGAAGGTCTTTTTCAAGTGTTTGACTCATATATCAACCTTCTAATAAATGCTTTGCCTGGTTCGATGGAGGATGATGGAGGAGGCGCTGGgaataaaattgttaaaatgGCTGATACTGAGGCACAACAAATAGCTTTATTGGCCAATGCATCATTATTAGCTGATGAACTCCTTCCACGTGCTGCCATGAAGCTTGCCCCGTCTTATCAGGCAAGTGCTAGGGATGATACAAGAAAGAGAGCTTCTGAAAGGCAGAGCCGGCTTCCTGAACAGCGAGAATGGAGAAGGCGGCTGCAACGTTCCGTAGACAGATTGCGAGATAGTTTTTGTAGACAACATGCTCTTGATCTCATCTTCACAGAAGATGGTGAAACATATTTGAGTGCTGAGATGTATATCCATATGGATGGAAATGCAGATGAGCCTGACTGGTTCCCATCTCCAATCTTTCAGGTACTTCTCAACCACAGATAGCTAGTGCAAATTCCTTACATCATAATGCGTATTTGTTGGTCAAACCACTATTTGAAGCCTTTTTTTTGCCGTGtgtgaggttttttttttctttgaaagatTTGAGAAGGTAAACTCCAGTACTTGACATGTTTGCTTTGCTATATACGTTCTTGGAATTCTATAAGTTTCCAAAATTGCATTGCCTAGAAAATCATGCAAATGCTTACACATGGTAGAGTCTGTGCTGGACAACCTGGAATTTTGTGATTGATTCTCTGTTGCTTGAAATAATTTATGccactaaagaaacaaattaagcTGAAAATATTGATTGATTCGTTCTCTGTCCTCTACAATAATATAGCTGTCGACACACATGATTCTTCATCAGTCATTCTTGGCCTATGATTTGATTGACTGACATTATCTTCATGGTGACCAGCCTCCAAATAATCATGACATTGGCTTCTGAAAGAACGATCTTTCCTAAAGTTTCTTTAAGCAGCGCGATGAGGAATATAGAAATTGTAATATTGCTTCAATCTGGAGGCTGTTTTGCTTCATGAATTTTTACATTTAATAAAATGAATTCATAGTTGATTTTTCTAAATTCAGTCTCAAGGAACATTTAGAGCAATCATCCATTGTTTTAACATGTTATGCTACTGTTGGTCAGTATATGCATATAACAAATGCTTGACAATTGCATAATTATGTGTGCCTTTCTGTTTTCCTATAAGCATGAAAGTAGATTATAAGAAAGAATTAGAAAATGCCAGTGGTAACTTTAGCCAATAAAGTAGTCAGACAAGAATCTTCTACCTTTTCACATTTTGCATGCATTGCTGAAAAGTGTGCTAGTTCATATGCTTCTGAATAATCCCTTCTTTTGCTCCCTATCCATGTGACATTTCAGGAACTTTATCTGAAGCTTAACAGGGTCGCAAGCATAGCTGCAGATATGTTCGTTGGCCGGGAAAGATTTGCCACTGTTCTTTTGATGAGGCTCACTGAAACTGTTATCTTATGGCTTTCAGAAGACCAGAGTTTTTGGGATGATATTGAGGATGGCCCAAAGGCTTTGGGACCTCTTGGTCTGAAGCAGGTACGTAATTTAATGACCTTGCTTGCTGCATTGTCAATTAGTATCTTAAACATCGACATTTTTTATGCAGTTTTTGTTAGACATGGAGTTTGTAACTAGAATTTCTTCCCAAGGGCGTTATCTATCTCGGCACTTGCATCAAGTTATCAAGGACATCATATCTAGAGCCATGAATGCCTTCGCTTCAACTGGGATGGACCCATACAGGTACATACAGTACAGTTTCAATAAAAACTCTGTACATGTTTTATGCattattttctgctttttggTCTAAATGATGTCAGGAATGATGGGGGATAATCTTGATGAAGAGCTTCTTTTGCAATAAGGTTCTCCTTAGAAGAATAttggaaaaatatcaaaatacaGAACAGTTAAATTTAATTAGTTAACAGTGTTATAAAAAATATCACTACGCTAGTTTGATTTTCCAGTCAAGTGTAACTATTGTTCTTGCTTATTTGCTCTTAGttagtattttatttttcattttcccttaaTATCTTAGGTATTCTGTAGCATTTTGAACAAGACATTGTTTTGGGAGGTAAGATGACTTTGTTGATAtaacaagcttttttttttgtgacaaaatTTGTCAATGCTTATGTGCGAATGGCTGACTGTTGAGTTCAACAAGAATTGAAACTGGAAAGACTGGCACTTCTGTACTATGTCATATTCGTACAGGCATGAGTCTATATATATGTGGTCTCAATAAGGGCAttgtttaaagaaaaacatgttaaGCGCAAAAATTAAGTCAGccaaaaaaaacattgtttttttgaGGAAacgccaaaacaaaaaaacacaaaagaaacatgtttttttttgctgttttttttttttccttttagacattttttttttcatttttgttaatGCGAAGcagcttgtttccattttctaatttctatttgttgcttatctacttatttttgatgttgtcttatttgtttttcatttattttgttttcactaattttaaagatttttataatttatttttcaaattttccatatttttccatttttctagCTCGTTGTactatacccgagaaaaacctcgcacATATACACttgtgtacatacatatatgtatgtatggtGATGCAAAATAATTGGGATAATTGTGAACAGAAGTCTGGATTCAATATGCTCATAGGCAACAACTCAGTAATTTTCTTTTAGAACTACTACTGATACAAGTAGAGGAGTTTGGACATTAtgtggaaaggaaaagaatacaATGGCAATCTCTGTTGTCATAAGTGCTTTGTCACAAATTGCTTGTTGCATTATCGATATTCTCATTGCACAAAAATTTGGTTTAACTTTGTGAAAAAAGAGATTGCACTTCAGAGAACATAGTCATAGTGATCAATAAACTCTAAGAGGTATACTTTGTTCATTTGAGATGAAGCAAACTGGATCTCATGGGTTTGGTGAAAAGCCGTGACAAAGTGAATTTGAGTTATTGAACTATGCAGAGGTGCTGATTGAGGAAAGACTTAAAAGATAACAATATATTGCGTCTTTCTTACGGGATATTCTGCTGTTTGGCCATCTCTGGGGAATTTGTCTCTCATGACTAGAACAAGGACAGTCAGATTCAAGTAAACTTGGTTATTCCTGCTATCCTGTCTGTTTGGTCCTGGCATTTTGGCTGGTTAAGCCCAAATAATTGTCCTTGTATTGGAATAGccggaaatatttttctgtGTCCGTGTAACAACAGTAGGCTTTTCCATGTCTATTCCCTCGTTTCGGTCATTAGATTAACTTGGTCCAACTGTTTTTAGTGGCATCCAAAAATGGCTGATTAATGGATAAATTAAAAGTTAAACTTGACGTACCATGCTAACTCAACTCGCGTAGGTTTGAAGGAAGAAATGTATGTTATAGGAATtcatgtgtgtgcatatattgCTGGATGATCGGAAGCTGTGCTGGCATAGATGTATTTAAAAGTTCTTAAAAGCGAAAACAATAGCGTGAAGTTGCAGAAGTTGAATTGCGCTCTACCTTCCAGACACTGGCCAAAATGCCTTTCCTAGGAGAGCCCATTTGTCTAAGGTGCATACGTAGACAAGTGCTTCACGTAATTTTTTGAGGCTCTATGGGCATACTTTTGTTTGCATAGcagaaaaagttgaagaaaagaCCAAAAGGTGGTTGTGAGGATGATAACCTTCTCATTGTTTCCTTCTGCCTCATCAAATGTAAAagttcattcatattcaaagtCCATGTAAGCACAGAAAAGATAAGATTTTCTATGATCTATCCctcttgaatatttttgtttGAACGTTTATCTAGACAGGATGTGTTTAACCATTCAACTATGTTTCTATTTTAGTGTTGGATATGATTAATGCACAATTATATTCAATTATGTACTTTTCTGATGGttttttttgcaaagaaaagatctatttgttttcttcaatcTCTTACTTGACTTGGTTTGGGCTTCAAAATCTGATATGGGATTGGATAAGGTTGGTGTGCACTTTGAACATGTTTTCACAAATTTACATGTCACTTTTACTTGCGTTTAGTAATGTTTTAAAGTGCTTCGTACTTCCAAATCACATCTTACTAAGACTTGTTTTCTCACCTCAACCTTGTACATTTATATCTGCAACTGTGGTCTAAAGTTATGCAATGTATATGTAAGATTCATCTGGTTAACAGAAATTATGTGAATACTAAAGGATTATGCTATAAGAAGAAGATATTGGTTTCTAATCCTAGACCATCAGTGGTTATACAAAAATGGTCTGTGAAATCGATTAACTTAGTAAATTTGGGtgagagaaaatgagaaatgTAACCAGATACAACATGCAAATGTTCTGTTTGAattcattttcttgcttcttgttCCATTCAATTAGAGGGAAATATATTAAACTTGACCTTTTTTTGTGTGCTTCAGCTGTACCCAAAATAAGACAATGTTGTCTGTGGTCCATGATAACATGAACAATGAAACATCGATTGGTCCATTATCTGTAAGAACGTGACAAGATGTAAAACCCAGCAGTCAGATAGAAAAGTGTTGCTAAATGTTAATTAACTTGTAGCTCAATTTGTGCAAAGAAATGGGGTGAAGTTGCTTGATTTATGTGCATGATGTCACACAACCTTTGATGGTTGTGTCTCAGGTCGGATGTTTGtcagcttcttcttcatctatGTTGTCCTGTATACATGTGTAGCTTTTAAATTGGAAGTCATTTCAGTGTCTGGGATCCCTTTGACTGCCAAATGCTGTTTACATACTGAAAACGAGACCATTctaattttaatatttctttggTGACACAAATTTATAATTTCTGAACATTCTTCCATGCTAataatttttcttgctttgacAGTGAACTTCCGTATGATGAGTGGTTCGGTGAGATTTCTGAAGAGGCAATGAA
Proteins encoded in this region:
- the LOC116250212 gene encoding exocyst complex component EXO84B-like; translation: MASAKSSRSRASGVVSAGDKTQENAAQLSDKLKIFKADSFDPDSYVQSKCQSVNEKEIRQLCTYLNDLKKASAEEMRKSVYANYSAFIRTSKEISDLEGELLSIRNLLSTQAGFIHALAEGVNINSLSSGFDGSASDNLSDLEEGEPSDIEKWAAEFPDILDVLLAEKRIDEALAALDEGEKIAAEAQEQKTLNPASLSSLHSAISEHRMKLADQLAETASQPSTRGVELRSAVSALKRLGDGPRAHTLLLNAHHQRLQYNMQNLRPSSTSYGGAYTAALSQLVFSAIAQAASDSLSVFGEETAYASELVMWSSKQTESFALLVKRHALASSAAAGGLRAAAECVQIALGHCSLLEAYGLTLCPVLLRLFRPSVEQALEANLKRIRESTAAFAAADDWLLTYAPVGGRPRSSSVAVSSGIAFQPKLSSSAHRLSSMVQDFCEDVAPLLSMQLGNTTLEGLFQVFDSYINLLINALPGSMEDDGGGAGNKIVKMADTEAQQIALLANASLLADELLPRAAMKLAPSYQASARDDTRKRASERQSRLPEQREWRRRLQRSVDRLRDSFCRQHALDLIFTEDGETYLSAEMYIHMDGNADEPDWFPSPIFQELYLKLNRVASIAADMFVGRERFATVLLMRLTETVILWLSEDQSFWDDIEDGPKALGPLGLKQFLLDMEFVTRISSQGRYLSRHLHQVIKDIISRAMNAFASTGMDPYSELPYDEWFGEISEEAMNKLSGKNRVMNGERDLNSPTASISAQSMSSIRSHGST